The sequence GCCTCAAATCCGGGATACAACTGAACATAGAGGATTACACCCTCCAGCGCCCCAGAACCATGGAGTTGGAGCCACCCTTTAAGCCCATTGGATTTGGTTTCCGGTTATCCGGCCACACCCGGACCTATTCGGCAGGTCAAAAAACCGGTTGGAACTACAAGCCGGATCAAGCCAATTTTATCTGCTGTCCGGACCTGGAAAATCTTACCGTAAACACGGGTACGGAACGGGTCGTGCGTGTCGGTATGGTTATGGATTTTACACAATTTTATACCTTTGCCCAGGGGGGAACTGAAAGGTTGCCGTTTCAGCTTAACAACCCGTTAACCGGAGCATACAGCCATGAAGGTCCAATCACGCCGGCCATGCGTGCCGCCATTTTCCAGATATTTAACTGCCCGTATCAGGGGTGGGCTAAAAGTTTTTTTATGGAAGGCAAAGTTCTGGAACTGATCGCGCATAAAATCGGACAAATTGAACCTGACGCTCCCCGGAAACCTGATGTTAATTCTTTGCCGTCCCCGGACGTAGAGCGCATACGGGAAGCGGCTCGTCTTCTGACCGGGAATCTGGAAACATCCCCGGACCTGAATCAACTGGCCCGGTCAGTGGGAATGTGCCGCAGCAAGCTGCACCGCTGTTTCCGGATGGTCTACGGCATTACACCCTTTGAGTACCTGCGTAACCGCCGCCTTGAGACTGCCATGGATTTTTTAATGGACGGCCGGATGAATGTCGCTGAAGCGGCCTTTGCCGTGGGCTATTCCTGTCCCAGCCATTTTTCCAAAGCATTTAAAAAATATTTTGGCCACCTGCCCAGTAAAAATTTCTTTAAATAAGGTTTGAATAATTCCGGCTTTAGCCGTTAGAAAAAAACGATCGGCATGATCAAAAAGAGCCGGTGACCAGACCCTCTCCTAAAAATGTATTATATGCCTGTCTTTATACGGGGCCATCTGCCGGCGTATTCGTGATGATGCCCGTCAGATGAAAAAACGATAATACATACCAAAAAGGAAGGTGAAATGAACTTGTTTTTCAAACCAATAATCTTTCTGGGAACTGCAATTCTGCTGCTTTCAGCCTACCACCCGGCCATTGCCGGGCAAACGATTAAAGATCAGTCTGAAACTTCGGAAACACTGGAGACCATAACCGTCACCGCCCAAAAGCAGGAGGAAAACATCCAGGACGTACCCATGGGGATCACCGCATTCACGGCCCAAGGAATTGATGATGCAAAAATCGAATCCTTGTCTGATCTCGCCGATTTTGTCCCTAATTTAACGATATTTGACGGAGGTGCGTCGGGCAATAATACACCATCCATGAGAGGTGTTCATGCCCCTTTTAGCACGCTGACGCTTTCCACCGGACTTTTTATAGACGGTGTCCCGGTCCAGTCGATTGCGGGATTTGAGGCTACATTTCTCGATATTGAGCGGGTGGAGGTACTCCGGGGTCCCCAGGGCACCTTGTACGGGAAAAATACGGAAGCAGGTGTAATCAATATCATTACCCGGCAACCGGACAACAATTTTAATGGGAGCCTTTCTGCCAATATCG is a genomic window of uncultured Desulfobacter sp. containing:
- a CDS encoding AraC family transcriptional regulator, which gives rise to MKKICNVPQDLANTTENNRLYFPPSKGKGYIQRVRLKSGIQLNIEDYTLQRPRTMELEPPFKPIGFGFRLSGHTRTYSAGQKTGWNYKPDQANFICCPDLENLTVNTGTERVVRVGMVMDFTQFYTFAQGGTERLPFQLNNPLTGAYSHEGPITPAMRAAIFQIFNCPYQGWAKSFFMEGKVLELIAHKIGQIEPDAPRKPDVNSLPSPDVERIREAARLLTGNLETSPDLNQLARSVGMCRSKLHRCFRMVYGITPFEYLRNRRLETAMDFLMDGRMNVAEAAFAVGYSCPSHFSKAFKKYFGHLPSKNFFK